A region from the Vicia villosa cultivar HV-30 ecotype Madison, WI linkage group LG3, Vvil1.0, whole genome shotgun sequence genome encodes:
- the LOC131656668 gene encoding uncharacterized protein LOC131656668, with protein sequence MAHNMPSLSEAQFSPAEERVELSPPELNDDEVKEFRNLVMQHKWKDVIEKYRQSIDYHIINIIGRGTALHMAVNMAVNNENKKVVKDLVKAIIALHNEESLKIQNERGATPLHLAAYKGFTDLCEVIIGKKGERIELIKEENGDGETPLFWAVLGHKKLVFVYLQQFHPLDLNIVINKNKTSILHVAIQREMFDLANIIMYFYQKLIAMKDKYGTLPLEILATRSSVFQARYKLSWWKKILYYCFPVSLDDAKITMKLYPRENVAQENTKNEGERHCYLNMPFYTVEDLEEAYKIPNSQDSLFGWSIPSLFHFEEIKIIKKKLIYGNKLLHEFMKIPIDSYVGGEDDPLIFTEDDREEFQIIRERLLGDDTSMQETPENEKMENSQNNDRQDTTFSTLAITYDKKVKSDVMDRAYLIAACHGIVDMMIVLESNITSVIDDTNSKNENALLLAVKNRQPHVIQHFLERSPKGVFDNLSQQIDKSENTMLHLAAYTSPGGENIWRISGVAMQLMLDIKWYKYIKGIVPKHFQNRGNKEGKTPSEIFKENHQEILKRSVEWLKGTSESCSVVAALIVGVSFATSGSVPGGYQQTGEPILQGQPAFEGFSISSLIGLYFSGISLIMFLSILTFRKEIEDFRIKLPIKLFFGLSSLFVSIVAMFVSFCSGHFFVLTDKYPKGGILFYLYILICLPVVFYAAVEFLLFNDLVTVILKKVPPPSVKGVHL encoded by the exons ATGGCACATAATATGCCCTCTCTAAGCGAAGCTCAATTTTCTCCTGCTGAAGAAC GTGTGGAGTTAAGTCCGCCAGAATTGAATGATGACGAAG TTAAGGAGTTTCGAAATCTAGTAATGCAACACAAATGGAAAGATGTAATTGAGAAATACAGACAAAGTATTGACTATCACATCATAAATATTATCGGAAGAGGAACAGCATTACACATGGCAGTAAACATGGCAGTAAACAATGAAAACAAAAAGGTGGTGAAAGATCTTGTAAAAGCAATAATAGCACTTCATAATGAAGAGAGTTTGAAAATACAGAATGAAAGAGGTGCCACTCCTCTTCACCTTGCAGCATATAAAGGGTTCACTGATTTATGTGAAGTTATAATTGGAAAAAAAGGTGaaaggatagaattgattaaagaGGAAAATGGTGATGGAGAAACTCCACTTTTTTGGGCTGTCCTTGGACATAAAAAATTAGTGTTTGTTTACCTACAACAGTTTCATCCACTTGATCTCAATATtgttatcaataaaaataaaactagcaTCCTTCATGTTGCCATTCAGAGAGAAATGTTTG ATTTGGCAAATATAATAATGTATTTCTACCAAAAACTTATCGCTATGAAGGACAAATATGGCACCCTTCCTCTAGAAATTCTTGCTACTAGGTCATCAGTCTTCCAGGCTAGATATAAGCTATCATGGTGGAAGAAAATTTTATATTACT GTTTTCCTGTAAGCCTCGACGATGCAAAAATTACGATGAAATTGTATCCACGGGAGAATGTAGCTCAAGAAAACACAAAGAATG AGGGAGAAAGGCATTGTTATTTAAATATGCCTTTTTACACTGTTGAAGACTTAGAAGAAGCATACAAAATACCAAATTCTCAAGACTCTTTATTTGGATGGTCAATCCCGTCACTATTTC ACTTTGAGGAAATAAAGATTATTAAGAAGAAACTCATTTATGGTAATAAGCTCTTGCATGAATTTATGAAAATACCTATTGATTCATACGTGGGTGGTGAGGATGATCCGCTAATTTTCACAGAAGATGATCGCGAAGAGTTTCAAATAATCCGAGAGAGACTCTTAGGAG ATGATACCTCAATGCAAGAGACACCAGAAAATGAAAAAATGGAAAATTCACAAAATAATGATAGACAAGATACAACATTTTCGACATTAGCAATTACATATGATAAGAAAGTGAAAAGTGATGTAATGGACAGAGCATATTTGATTGCAGCATGTCATGGAATAGTTGACATGATGATTGTGCTTGAATCAAATATTACTAGTGTGATCGATGACACTAACTCAAAAAATGAAAATGCATTGCTATTGGCAGTAAAGAATAGGCAACCGCATGTTATTCAACATTTCCTGGAGAGATCACCTAAAGGAGTATTTGATAACCTAAGTCAACAAATTGATAAAAGTGAAAATACCATGTTACACTTGGCAGCATATACCTCACCCGGGGGAGAAAATATTTGGAGGATATCTGGTGTTGCCATGCAATTGATGTTGGACATTAAGTGGTATAAG TACATAAAAGGAATAGTACCAAAGCATTTCCAAAATAGAGGTAACAAAGAAGGAAAAACCCCGAGTGAGATATTTAAGGAAAACCACCAAGAAATTCTAAAAAGAAGTGTTGAATGGTTGAAAGGTACATCAGAGTCATGCTCTGTTGTAGCAGCTCTCATTGTCGGTGTTTCCTTTGCGACATCAGGCAGTGTACCTGGTGGCTATCAGCAAACAGGAGAACCAATATTACAAGGACAACCTGCATTTGAAGGATTCTCTATATCTTCATTAATTGGACTTTACTTCTCTGGAATATCACTCATCATGTTCCTTTCTATACTCACTTTtcgaaaagaaattgaagattttCGTATAAAATTGCCAATAAAGCTTTTTTTTGGCTTGAGTTCTCTCTTTGTATCCATTGTTGCTATGTTTGTTTCTTTTTGTTCCGGACATTTCTTTGTGCTTACAGATAAATATCCAAAGGGGGGTATCTTgttctatttatatattttaatttgcttGCCCGTCGTATTCTACGCAGCTGTTGAGTTTCTGTTATTCAATGATCTTGTTACTGTTATTTTGAAGAAGGTTCCACCACCAAGTGTTAAGGGTGTTCATCTATAG